Proteins encoded by one window of Crassostrea angulata isolate pt1a10 chromosome 9, ASM2561291v2, whole genome shotgun sequence:
- the LOC128162431 gene encoding tripartite motif-containing protein 3-like, whose protein sequence is MDPHRSAQDVLRCDLCETSVPPMYCDICHIHLCKACVGEHLSEFTKEHKIVPFEKRRSTAKCPNHSSKICELYCEQCDIPICVQCTSSTEHQGHTFVYVVKIREKQRSLLQKDLQELEKLIFPKYQEIASNIPVQKVNFNKTSQKIASNISKHGEEMHREIDVIIKRLKSDLDEMDSKYLTVLNKHEDDIKHMLSDITQTIADLRKLVYSDDVGLVSAYKSRNAEFRRLPPKLTVVLPSFSPQRIDKHQLFEHFGSLSELSIETEEHNYTLGTEHSPPERYLIAVPQIVTEINTDYKYAATVSCMSDEDIWIQGNSKILRLYNLQRGLLKAMKTKSGNRADDIAVTGNGDLVYTDKTNRTVNKVKNKEIETVITLQGWKPCGVCSTSSGDILVAMSKDDWKTPSKVVRYSDFTEKQSIQYNENGQALFSSGDFSKYISENRNLDICVSDWGARAVVVVNQAGKFRFTYTGLPSSTKNPFDPYGITTDSQSHILIADLDNHCIHIVDRDGQFLQFIDNCHLEKPVGLCVDTRDNLFVADTKTCKVKKIQYYK, encoded by the coding sequence ATGGACCCTCACCGTAGcgcccaggatgtgttacggtgtgaTCTCTGTGAGACATCTGTTCCCCCTATGTACTGCGACATTTGCCACATTCATCTGTGTAAAGCATGTGTGGGAGAACATCTCTCCGAGTTTACCAAAGAACACAAAATTGTACCATTTGAAAAGCGAAGATCTACAGCTAAATGCCCAAATCATTCTTCAAAAATATGTGAACTTTACTGCGAACAATGCGACATTCCAATTTGCGTGCAGTGCACTTCTTCCACAGAACATCAAGGTCATACATTTGTCTACGTAGTGAAAATTCGGGAAAAACAGAGGTCATTATTACAGAAAGATTTACAAGAATTAGAGAAGTTAATTTTTCCCAAATATCAAGAGATTGCATCAAACATTCCGGTtcaaaaagttaattttaataaaacctCACAGAAGATTGCCTCGAATATTAGCAAACATGGAGAAGAaatgcacagagaaatagatgTAATTATTAAGAGACTAAAATCTGATCTTGATGAAATGGACTCCAAATATCTGACTGTCCTAAATAAGCATGAAGATGACATCAAACATATGCTGTCTGATATCACACAGACAATTGCAGATCTGAGAAAATTGGTATATTCCGATGACGTGGGTCTTGTCTCAGCCTACAAATCCAGAaatgctgaattcagaagattgccacCTAAACTGACGGTCGTTTTACCAAGCTTTTCTCCTCAGAGAATTGACAAACATCAACTGTTTGAACACTTTGGCTCTCTATCAGAATTATCTATTGAAACAGAAGAACACAACTACACACTAGGTACTGAGCACTCTCCGCCAGAGAGGTACCTTATTGCTGTTCCGCAGATCGTCACAGAGATAAACACCGATTATAAATATGCTGCAACTGTGTCCTGTATGAGTGATGAGGACATCTGGATTCAGGGTAACAGCAAAATTTTGAGACTGTACAACCTCCAGAGAGGACTACTGAAGGCAATGAAAACCAAGTCAGGTAACCGTGCAGACGACATAGCGGTGACAGGAAACGGGGATCTAGTATATACTGATAAAACAAATAGAACTGTAAACAAAGTGAAGAATAAAGAAATAGAGACAGTGATCACACTACAGGGATGGAAACCTTgcggtgtctgtagtacctcctctggtgataTCCTGGTTGCTATGAGCAAAGATGATTGGAAAACACCATCAAAAGTTGTGCGTTATTCTGACTtcactgagaaacaaagtatacAGTATAATGAGAATGGACAAGCTCTCTTTTCATCAGGCGATTTTTCTAAATACATCAGCGAAAACAGGAATCTAGATATATGTGTCTCTGATTGGGGAGCacgtgcagtagtggtggtcaaccAGGCAGGGAAATTCCGATTTACATACACTGGTCTTCCCTCTTCTACAAAGAACCCATTCGATCCATATGGCATCACTACAGACAGCCAAAGTCACATCCTGATAGCAGATCTTGACAACCACTGTATTCACATTGTCGATAGAGACGGTCAGTTCCTCCAATTTATTGACAACTGCCATTTGGAGAAACCTGTAGGTCTTTGTGTAGACACAAGAGACAATCTCTTTGTGGCTGATACCAAAAcatgtaaagtaaagaaaattcaatattacaaGTAA